The Diceros bicornis minor isolate mBicDic1 chromosome 31, mDicBic1.mat.cur, whole genome shotgun sequence genomic sequence AGATATTACCACCAGTGTTGGAGGTTTGAGGACTGCAACTTCGAGTACATTTCCAACACCTTAGGGGAGAAGCAGCTGAAGTACCAGTGCTGCCGGGAGGACTTGTGTAACAAGGACGGCGGGATGAGCGCGTCAGGGAGAACAGCTCTGCTGCTGATCCCGCTGCTGGCGGCAGCCTGGAACCTTTTTCTCTGAATCAACAGTGGGAGGGCTTCTCCTAAACTCCCTGTTTCTGTAAATATTCCTTATTTCCTCTGCTGCTGCATCCCAAAGGCTTTCTGTTTTTCAGCTGGACCCTGTTGGGAAAGACTAAAACTAGCCAGAGCGGCTTGGATGAGAGAGAGGGACGCAGAGAGTGTGAAGAGCAGTCCTGTTCGCAGAGAAGACCCATGTGAGGGAGGAGGTTAAGAGTGACGTGGTTGGAGCGCGGTTACgtgcttcctcctctgcccttgcACTGACAGCTTGAGTAGATTCTCTGTGATCCTCAGTTACTTCCCCTCTGACTCCTTGGGTGGTTAGACAGTATGATCAGTGC encodes the following:
- the CD59 gene encoding CD59 glycoprotein, with translation MGSKEGFVLLGLLLILAVLCRSGHSLQCYSCINPVKTCNNSITCSHNFDSCLLVKAEPGRYYHQCWRFEDCNFEYISNTLGEKQLKYQCCREDLCNKDGGMSASGRTALLLIPLLAAAWNLFL